Genomic segment of Paenibacillaceae bacterium GAS479:
ATATGCTCCAGTGACAATCCCTGGATCGTCCAACCGACCACACCAGTCATGACCGATGCCATGAGAATCATCAGGCAGATGATTTCCTCGTTTTTGAGCGTGTTGCTTTTGCGCGTCATCGTCAGCACCGGGATTGCCTGGACAAACACCAGTGTCAGCACAAACGCCAGCGCCGACTCCACACCGACCATCATCAAGTCGTACCAGCCGACCGTCCCGTGCACGAATGCTCCAAAGAGCTTCACAATGAGCGTTGCCAAGAACACCAGGATGGGCGCCTGCGACAGCTCCGCTTTTTCGTACACCTCCAGCCCTTTAATGAGCAGGAACAGCACCGCGATCTCCATCGCAATCGGGATTGCGCTAGGCGTCACCGCCAGCAGGCTACCTGCCACGAGCGAGACGGCCGTGAGCTTGTACACATCCTTTCTCAAAAAATAGATGACTGCAAAGTAAGCTGGAGCGAACGGCATCAGGTTCTCCAGGATGACCGCTCGTCCGAGCAGGAATCCGACAACGGCAATTAATATGGTCCAGCGCTTCGCCGCGATCAGCTGGAAGGCTCTCCACTGCGTAGCCTTTTCCTTCCCTTTACGCAGCGCCTCTACCGCACGGCTTGTCCGTGGCTGACCAGGGAACAGAACAACGTTGGCTTTTTCCTTCATTACGGCACCACCATTTCCGCCTTAGTGAGTCCCATTATAGGGGCCGAATTTTATAAAGTTTGTCAGAACAAGTCTTCTACCGGAAAGTTTTTTCCGACATCCCTCTCGTCCTTCGCGCGCGGTGCGCGGCAGTTTGTCGGCGGAGCCGCGAGCCCTTATCGGGTAAGCGATTGCGGATGCTGGAGACACTCCTGAAAAGCTCACATGGGGGAGGCCATAGCGCGGATGATGCGGTCTTTAGCCAGGTTTAGTTTCCGTTTGAACGCGTCGAATGGGGGGTAGTTTCTGTCGGGACTTAAGGATAATGGGGGGAAAGTTTTTGGCATACTCGAGTATAAGGCGAATCAAGGGGCCTCAGCGTCGAAGCTTCGGGGGCGGATGCTGTCCCTTGTGCAAGGTTTTAGAGCTGGAATGAGCTGGGAACCCGCTCTGGAGCCGCATTCATATCCTCGGCGGCTTTTGCCGCTTCGCGGAATGGCCTTCAAGTAGTTTCGACTACTTGGTTTCCACTTTTCCGCTGCGTAGACGGCTCTCAAGTAACTTCGACTACTTGGTTCCAGCTTTTTCGCCGCACAGACGGCTCTCAAGTAACTTCGGCTACTTGGTTCTCACTTTTCCGCCGCACAGACGGCTCTCAAGTAACTTCGACTACTTGGTTCTCACTTTTCCGCCGCACAGACGGCTCTCAAGTAACTTCGACTACTTGGTTCCAGCTTTTCCGCCGCACAGACGGCTCTCAAGTAACTTCGACTACTTGGTTCCAGCTTTTCCGCCGCACAGACGGCTCTCAAGTAACTTCGACTACTTGGTTTCCACTTTTCCGCTGCGTAGACGGCTCTCAAGTAACTTCGGCTACTTGGTTCCAGCTTTTTCGCCGCACAGACGGCTCTCAAGTAACTTCGGCTACTTGGTTCCAGCTTTTTCGCTGCACAGACGGCTCTCAAGTAACTTCGACTACTTGGTTCCAGCTTTTTCGCCGCACAGACGGCTCTCAAGTAACTTCGGCTACTTGGTTCCAGCTTTTTCGCCGCACAGACGGCTCTCAAGTAACTTCGGCTACTTGGTTCCAGCTTTTTCGCTGCACAGACGGCTCTCAAGTAACTTCGACTACTTGGTTCCAGCTTTTTCGCCGCACAGACGGCTCTCAAGTAACTTCGGCTACTTGGTTCCAGCTTTTTCGCCGCACAGACGGCTCTCAAGTAACTTCGGCTACTTGGTTCCAGCTTTTTCGCTGCACAGACGGCTCTCAAGTAACTTCGACTACTTGGTTCTCACTTTGCGCTTCTTATATAGAAGGAGTTGCTAATGCAACTGTGGTCAAACATACATCGACGCGCAAAAAAAACCCACAAGACACCAACTTCGCGTCCTGTGAGCCATTTATTGCACACTCAGCCTAGCAGGCTGGGTCTTACAGCTTGTCTTACAGCTTGTCTTACAGCTTGTCTTACAGCTTGTCTTACAACGTCTTACAACATCTTACCTCTTACTAGCTATTCCCTTCCCCATTACCACGTCTGCTCAACCGCACTTCTGCCCAGTTACACCGATCACCTACCAAGCATCTCGCACCACCAAAGCTAAGAACTAAGAGCGCGGCCTAGGTGCTGGCACAGAGGATTCTGCATAAGGCAATAACGGGACTTTGACCTCATTTATATATGCCGGCTGAAAATATGCGGTAAAAGAAATCGGCACGCTTAGCTCCTGCTCAGCGCCTGAACCTCGATTGATTTCAAGCGACTCCAGCGTCGTTAGCCTTGTCAGCTTATGCAATCGCTCGATGTAGTTGAGTATTTCATCGTATTTCCCTTTTACAACAGCCGACACCTGAAGGCGCAGCGGCCCAGATGCAGCCCCAGTCTCGCTGCCGGGAGCAGCAGCCTCAGTCTCCAAGCCAGATAGATCAGAGCTTCCACTTCCGGCGCTCTCGCTGCTAACAGCTGTATCTATACCGCTTCCGGCGTCCGCATTGTTGCCAGTCTCAGACGTTCCACCATCACCACCGACCTCCGCTTCAGCCGCTGGCTCCGAAGCAGACTCGTCCTGAATCGGTCTCGACTCTGCCAAATCACCGCTAAAAGCAAGAGAAACATGTGTAACACCGGCCTCCCGGCCTGCGACATCCAGATCAAGCAACAACTGCTCGGTGTTGTCCCAGTAAGGAAGGGCAGCCTGAACTTCGTCGAAAGAGCGAAGATCTTGCTCTGCCGTCCGTTCCTGCAACTTGTTGCTCAGCGCATCATTGATCTTCCCCTGAGCTTTCAGCCTGTCCTGCAAATCTGCGGACTTATCTTGCGCTGGCCCAAGCGCATACAGAAAGAACAGTAACAGCGCCAGGAAAAACACCGCCGCACTCAATAGCAGCAAAGAATTACGGCGTTGGGGCATCTGCTGCTCCCTCCTTTTCAGCCGGGAGCGGTTTGAGGGTCAACGTATAGGAAGCGGAATAAGGCCCGCTGGCTTCAGCAGATCCCGAGGAACTGTCTGAATTAACAATTCCGCCCGTCTGATCTTGTTTTAGTGAAGTTAGCGTCGATTGATCCAGCCACGCGATGCGTCTGCTATCAAATAAATAACGGGAAGCATCCTTCATAGCCGCCGTCCGAATCGACAACTGCAGCTGGCCGCCGCTGCTGTAGCTAATGCTTTGCAGCTCTGATCCCGTTGGTAAGTAAAATTCCAAATCGCGGATATAGCCAGCCGCATCGCGCTGAGCAGCACGTACCTGCTCCGCCTGCTCTATTGGATCGACAGCGCCGCTGTTTTCTTCGCTACTCAGCGTGCTGAGCTGTCGCTGCAGCGACAGTTCCAATTGGCTTGCCTCAACCAACCGGTCCTGCGCATCGGCAGCGTCTCCCCGCTCACCAACATAACTGTAGGCAAGCAGCCCGGCGCAAGCGATCCAAGCGACAGCCAGCATTGCAGCAGCCAGCGGAGCAAATCGTTGTTCACGGTCGACACGGGGCAGCAAGCCAAGCTGACGGATCGAGCTATTGCGGACGAGAAGTCCGGCCGGGATGAGATAAGTTTCAGCGAGTTCGCTAGCAGCTCCGGCGGCAATCGCCCCTGGTCCGGCTTCGCGGAATTCGATTTCCGGCAAAGCAGCGATCAGCGACTTTTTCAAAGCGGCTACCTGTTCCCCTCCGCCGGTGATGATAGCTTTACGGATTCGGGCTTGCCCTTCATGAATGCCAAATTCATAAAAGCTCAGCATACGGACAATCTCAGCCGTCAGCTCGCCGATGCGCAACCCATCCATTCCCTCCTGCGCGTTATCCTCCTCGATGGCACGCACAAAAACGGGATTTCCTTCGTGGAACATCGCAATTTCGGCCGAGGCTCCACTTAGGTGCACATACATTTGCTCCGTCGGACAGTCCTCTCCGCCTGGATCGATCGCTCCTTGCAGCGCGGTCGCGGCGATGCCAGTACCCGCCACACGGATGCGTGCCTCGCGCAGCATGCTGGAAAGGGGTTCAATCCAACTTCGTGGCGCTGCGTAAACGAGTACCTTCGTGTTTTCCGCGTCGCGGCTCAGCACCGCGTAATCGTACACTGGATTCTCGAACGGCAAATGCATAGCCGTCTCCACCTCCAGGTGGATCAGTTGCCGCAGCTCCTTTTCGTTCACGGCAGGCAAAGACATTTTACGAACAATGACTTGAGAGGTCGGCACCGCCACAACGGCGCTTGCCCCCTGCAGCCCATGCTCCCGAGCCCACTGCCGAATGGAAATTCGCAGGCTTTCTTCATTAATGATAACATCCTGGTCGATCAGTCCATGCGGGAAAGGGAAAAATCCGCTTTTCTCCAGCTCTCGGCCCTTCTTTTTGCCTAACGAAGCATATCGAATCCCGGAGGCATCAACGGTGATCCCGATCCGCTTGCTGCCCAGTGCGAGCATCTTTCATCACATCCTGCTACATAAATAAATGCAAATAACCGTCTATGAGTGCATCGCCATAACCATACGCAATCAATGCTCCGAGCGACAGGTAAGGGCCAAAAGGCAGCGGCCGCTTCACTCCGCCCCGGTGCAAAAGGAGTAACAGTAAGCCACCGGCTGTTCCCGCCAGGCTGCCTATCATGAGCGCTAGCAGCACGCCTTTCCAACCTAGCACAAGTCCGAACAGCGCCAGCAGCTTCACATCGCCCATTCCCATGCCCCCTTTGCTGAGCAGCGCGATGGCGAGTAGCAATCCTCCTCCCACTGCCGCTCCGATGACATACTCGGCATAAGAGCGGCCGGCCGGTTCAAGGACGCGAAGCGCAAGCAGTATGGGTAAAAAGCAGAGCAGCACCGCGTTTGGAATGCGCATATAGCGGATGTCTGCCACGGTGATGATGACGGCCAGGCTGACAAGCAGCAGGCCGATTAGTCCTTGTATCGTCAGGCCGAACCGCAGGTAGGCCCCGACGAAAAGCAGCGCGGTCGCGAGCTCGCCCGCGGGATATAGCGGCGATACGTTCGCCGCGCAGCTGCGGCAGCGCCCCCGGCTGAGCGCATAGCTCAGCACGGGGACAAGCTCCCGCGCCCGCAGCCGATGCCCGCAATGCGGGCAAGCGGACGGCGGCACCATAATGGACTGGCCGGCCGGCACGCGCAGGCCGACGACGTTGAAGAACGAGCCGCATGCTAGGCCTAGTGCGAAGAGATAGAGAGAGATGAGGAAGGTCATGGGTTAGTTGGAGTTAGCTTTTTGATTCGCCTCCTGTTGATTTAGTTGGTGGGGCTGGCGTAATTCCTGGAGTGGCAGGAACCGACGCCCCCTGCCCTTTCATTACATCTGGGCCAGTATAAAATTCGGTACCATCTTCCGTAGTTATAGAGACATATTGGAGTGCTCCGTCCGCTTGGAATCTAACAACTCCTGCTGTAATCGGCTTCTTCGAACTAGGCAAATTCATTTTATCAAGGAATCCTTTACCTTCAAGCGTGTCTCCAGTTCCAACTACCTGAATATCTTGACCCGATTTACTTTCGAATTCCCCATTCTTCTCGTCTGTTATATACAATCTAGCGGCATCATATATCTGTCTTGCCGTCTGAAAATCCGATTTACTTCCGCTCTTGTTGATTACATTCCCAATCAAAGGAATAGCAATAGCTGCAATAATCCCCAAAATAACGATGACGGCAAGAAGCTCAATCAGTGTGAAGCCCTTCTCGTCTTTCTTCAACTTTTTCCATACTGCTGTCATTTGTCATTCACTCCTACGATAGATTTTAATTATGCTCTAAATGCTTTAAACCCACAGGGCATTCAGGGTACACTGCCTGCCCTGCTTTTAGATAAAATACTGGGTTTGAACTATTTCGCTCTTCTTTAGAGCCAGCTAACGAAACTGTGAGAGCTTATTTGCCTCAAAATCCGCCCTTCAACAACGTAACGAAACAGAGCGGCCTTATTGGCCCCCGAAACCTGCGATTTCCTAGAAAAACGGTCCAATAACGCTCCTCAGTTTCGTGAAAATCTGAAACCGAG
This window contains:
- a CDS encoding type IV pilus assembly protein PilM encodes the protein MLALGSKRIGITVDASGIRYASLGKKKGRELEKSGFFPFPHGLIDQDVIINEESLRISIRQWAREHGLQGASAVVAVPTSQVIVRKMSLPAVNEKELRQLIHLEVETAMHLPFENPVYDYAVLSRDAENTKVLVYAAPRSWIEPLSSMLREARIRVAGTGIAATALQGAIDPGGEDCPTEQMYVHLSGASAEIAMFHEGNPVFVRAIEEDNAQEGMDGLRIGELTAEIVRMLSFYEFGIHEGQARIRKAIITGGGEQVAALKKSLIAALPEIEFREAGPGAIAAGAASELAETYLIPAGLLVRNSSIRQLGLLPRVDREQRFAPLAAAMLAVAWIACAGLLAYSYVGERGDAADAQDRLVEASQLELSLQRQLSTLSSEENSGAVDPIEQAEQVRAAQRDAAGYIRDLEFYLPTGSELQSISYSSGGQLQLSIRTAAMKDASRYLFDSRRIAWLDQSTLTSLKQDQTGGIVNSDSSSGSAEASGPYSASYTLTLKPLPAEKEGAADAPTP
- a CDS encoding leader peptidase (prepilin peptidase) / N-methyltransferase codes for the protein MTFLISLYLFALGLACGSFFNVVGLRVPAGQSIMVPPSACPHCGHRLRARELVPVLSYALSRGRCRSCAANVSPLYPAGELATALLFVGAYLRFGLTIQGLIGLLLVSLAVIITVADIRYMRIPNAVLLCFLPILLALRVLEPAGRSYAEYVIGAAVGGGLLLAIALLSKGGMGMGDVKLLALFGLVLGWKGVLLALMIGSLAGTAGGLLLLLLHRGGVKRPLPFGPYLSLGALIAYGYGDALIDGYLHLFM
- a CDS encoding type IV pilus assembly protein PilA, which gives rise to MTAVWKKLKKDEKGFTLIELLAVIVILGIIAAIAIPLIGNVINKSGSKSDFQTARQIYDAARLYITDEKNGEFESKSGQDIQVVGTGDTLEGKGFLDKMNLPSSKKPITAGVVRFQADGALQYVSITTEDGTEFYTGPDVMKGQGASVPATPGITPAPPTKSTGGESKS